One Halorientalis litorea DNA segment encodes these proteins:
- a CDS encoding pyridoxal phosphate-dependent aminotransferase, which yields MTEFSHRIEQVSISGIREVFEAAGEDAINLGLGQPDFPTPDHARQAAIDAIEAGKADGYTSNKGTLELREALSAKYDRDYGLALDPEQFIATAGGSEALHVALEAHVDPGEQVIYPDPGFVSYNALTHLADGEPKPVPLREDLTMDPATVEEAITDETAVFVVNSPANPTGAVQSPEDMREFARIADEHDVLCLSDEVYEHIVFEGEHRSPLEFAETDNVVVVGACSKTYSMTGWRLGWVTGSERRVERMLRAHQYGQACATAASQYAAEAALSGPQDPVAEMVTAFEERRDVLLDGLEDMGLDCPTPKGAFYAMPSVPEGWVDEVIDHGVVVVPGDAFGGGGAGSARISYAVGTETLKEALELMGDATAAVR from the coding sequence ATGACAGAGTTCTCGCACCGCATCGAGCAAGTCTCCATCTCGGGCATCCGCGAGGTGTTCGAGGCCGCCGGTGAGGACGCCATCAACCTCGGTCTCGGGCAACCGGACTTCCCGACGCCCGACCACGCGCGGCAGGCCGCCATCGACGCCATCGAGGCCGGAAAGGCCGACGGCTACACCTCGAACAAGGGCACGCTCGAACTCCGTGAGGCACTCTCGGCGAAGTACGACCGCGATTACGGGCTGGCCCTCGACCCCGAGCAGTTCATCGCCACCGCCGGCGGGAGCGAAGCCCTCCACGTCGCGCTGGAAGCTCACGTCGACCCGGGCGAACAGGTCATCTATCCCGACCCCGGGTTCGTCTCCTACAACGCGCTCACCCACCTCGCCGACGGCGAGCCTAAGCCGGTACCGCTGCGCGAGGACCTGACGATGGACCCGGCCACCGTCGAGGAGGCTATCACCGACGAGACGGCCGTGTTCGTCGTCAACAGCCCCGCCAATCCGACGGGGGCGGTGCAGTCGCCCGAGGACATGCGCGAGTTCGCTCGCATCGCCGACGAACACGACGTACTCTGTCTCTCCGACGAGGTGTACGAACACATCGTCTTCGAGGGCGAACACCGCTCGCCGCTGGAGTTCGCCGAAACGGACAACGTGGTCGTCGTCGGTGCCTGCTCGAAGACGTACTCGATGACGGGCTGGCGGCTCGGCTGGGTGACCGGCAGCGAGCGACGCGTCGAGCGGATGCTTCGCGCCCACCAGTACGGGCAAGCCTGCGCGACGGCGGCCTCCCAGTACGCCGCCGAAGCCGCACTCTCCGGGCCGCAGGACCCCGTGGCGGAGATGGTCACTGCCTTCGAGGAGCGGCGGGACGTGTTGCTGGACGGCCTCGAAGACATGGGACTGGACTGTCCGACGCCGAAGGGCGCGTTCTACGCGATGCCGTCGGTCCCCGAGGGCTGGGTCGACGAAGTCATCGACCACGGTGTCGTCGTCGTCCCGGGCGACGCCTTCGGCGGGGGCGGGGCAGGGTCCGCTCGCATCTCCTACGCTGTCGGCACCGAGACGCTGAAGGAGGCACTGGAACTCATGGGCGACGCCACGGCCGCCGTCCGCTGA
- a CDS encoding UbiA family prenyltransferase yields MALSRHGTGVGAAVRAFRSQVHPVFMLPPVAASWFGAVLSGRLSIPLGALHATAVFAALYTAHVKDGYVDFHVRGEDDDHPLTAAGCRSALAGATLVFGACFVAIAVLVGPVAALLTAPGWVIGYLHAPQLDMNPVTATAGYPAGIALALVGGYYVQVQALSATVVAFAAVFLVVLSGIKVIDDAKDYDYDRTIGKRTVAVVLGRSRARTTAYLLMAVGMGGVLALAVASVFPPGTALAPVVFGGVALLTVRAGPERSTMLLIRGSYLFLAVLVASVWFRPL; encoded by the coding sequence ATGGCACTCTCCCGCCACGGAACGGGCGTCGGTGCGGCGGTTCGCGCCTTCAGGTCGCAGGTTCACCCGGTGTTCATGCTCCCGCCGGTGGCCGCGTCGTGGTTCGGCGCGGTGTTGTCGGGCCGACTCTCGATCCCGCTCGGCGCGCTCCACGCGACGGCCGTCTTCGCGGCACTGTACACCGCCCACGTCAAGGACGGCTACGTCGACTTCCACGTCCGTGGCGAGGACGACGACCACCCGTTGACGGCTGCTGGCTGTCGGTCCGCCCTCGCCGGCGCGACGCTCGTGTTCGGTGCGTGCTTCGTCGCCATCGCCGTTCTTGTCGGCCCAGTTGCCGCCCTGCTGACCGCCCCGGGGTGGGTCATCGGCTACCTCCACGCGCCACAACTCGACATGAATCCCGTCACCGCGACGGCGGGCTATCCGGCCGGCATCGCCCTCGCCCTCGTCGGCGGGTACTACGTACAGGTACAGGCACTCTCCGCGACAGTCGTCGCGTTCGCCGCCGTCTTCCTCGTCGTCCTCTCGGGCATCAAGGTGATAGACGACGCCAAGGACTACGACTACGACCGCACCATCGGCAAGCGCACCGTCGCCGTCGTCCTCGGCCGGTCACGCGCCCGGACGACGGCGTACCTCCTGATGGCCGTCGGAATGGGGGGCGTCCTCGCGCTGGCGGTGGCGTCCGTGTTCCCGCCCGGCACCGCCCTCGCGCCCGTCGTCTTCGGCGGCGTGGCCCTGCTGACCGTCCGTGCCGGCCCCGAGCGGTCGACGATGCTCCTCATCAGGGGGTCGTACCTGTTCCTCGCAGTGCTGGTCGCGTCGGTGTGGTTCCGGCCGCTATGA
- a CDS encoding redox-regulated ATPase YchF produces MLSVALAGKPNAGKSTFYTAATRAEVDVGNYPFTTIDPNRGVSHVRTECPCLERDEHCGNENCRDGKRYVPVELLDVAGLVPGAHEGRGLGNQFLDELSNADVILNVVDAAGATNEEGEPVEVGEHDPVEDVDFVEEEMNLWLASIVDRNWETVERQSRSPDFDIDEALAELLTGVGATDLDVARSLRALEYPEDPIAWTDEHREALARDIRERTKPIVVVANKADIAPEGNVERLREAAEYVVPATADGELALRNGAEAGVVDYDPGDADFEVVGDVSDGQREGLERIRDVMAQWGGTGVQTALDTAVYDLLDQITVYPVQNESKWTDGTGNVLPDAHLLPEGATPTDLAYAVHSDIGDGYLHAVDARSKRDVSDDHELEEGDVIRIVSTAS; encoded by the coding sequence ATGCTTTCGGTCGCGCTCGCCGGCAAACCAAACGCCGGGAAGTCGACGTTTTACACGGCCGCGACACGGGCCGAAGTTGACGTGGGGAACTACCCGTTTACCACCATCGACCCGAACCGTGGCGTCAGCCACGTCCGCACGGAGTGCCCATGTCTGGAGCGCGACGAGCACTGTGGCAACGAGAACTGCCGTGACGGGAAACGCTACGTCCCCGTGGAACTGCTCGACGTGGCCGGACTGGTCCCCGGTGCCCACGAGGGGCGGGGGTTGGGCAACCAGTTCCTCGACGAACTCTCGAACGCCGACGTGATTCTCAACGTCGTGGACGCCGCCGGCGCGACCAACGAGGAGGGCGAACCCGTCGAGGTGGGTGAACACGACCCGGTCGAGGACGTGGATTTCGTCGAGGAGGAGATGAACCTCTGGCTGGCGAGCATCGTCGACCGCAACTGGGAGACGGTCGAACGCCAGTCCCGGTCGCCCGACTTCGACATCGACGAGGCACTCGCCGAGTTGCTGACAGGCGTCGGCGCGACTGACTTGGACGTGGCCCGGTCGCTCCGAGCGCTGGAGTACCCCGAGGACCCCATCGCGTGGACCGACGAGCACCGCGAGGCACTGGCCCGGGACATCCGCGAGCGCACCAAGCCCATCGTCGTCGTCGCGAACAAGGCGGACATCGCGCCGGAGGGTAACGTCGAACGCCTGCGCGAGGCCGCCGAGTACGTCGTCCCCGCCACCGCCGACGGCGAGTTGGCCCTCCGCAACGGGGCCGAGGCGGGCGTCGTGGACTACGACCCCGGCGACGCGGATTTCGAGGTGGTCGGCGACGTGAGTGACGGCCAACGGGAGGGTCTCGAACGCATCCGCGACGTGATGGCACAGTGGGGTGGCACCGGCGTCCAGACGGCTCTGGACACGGCTGTCTACGACTTGCTCGACCAGATTACCGTCTACCCGGTCCAGAACGAGTCGAAGTGGACCGACGGCACCGGTAACGTCCTCCCCGACGCGCACCTGCTCCCGGAGGGAGCGACGCCGACGGACCTCGCCTACGCCGTCCACTCGGACATCGGCGACGGCTACCTCCACGCCGTCGACGCCCGCTCCAAGCGGGACGTGAGCGACGACCACGAACTCGAAGAGGGCGACGTCATCAGAATCGTCAGTACCGCGTCATAG